The genomic segment GCCATCCGAGCGCAGCGCAAGGCGCAGCGCGCAGCCAATAGGCCCTGAAGACCCAGTTCCTGATCGAGACAGTCGAGAGCCTGTCCGAAGGCGACAAGATCATCATCTTCTGCGAGTACATGGCTACTGTGCAGGCCATGAAAACCGCCTTCAGCGCCGCCGGCATCCAGTGGGTGACCCTGGTGGGATCGGACTCGGCCAAGCGGCGCCAGCAGGCCATTGATGCATTCCAGAACGACCCGGCCGTGACGGTGTTCATCGGCACCACGTCGGCCGCCGGCGTCGGCATTTGCGTCGGGTGCATTGATGTGCTAGTTTGTGTACTTGGCTACTGAACAGATGCCGTTACGCACTATGCGCAGCGAAATCTGAGGGAGAGTAAATTGAATTCCGATTCGAACGGAAACGGCGGTGCACTGCCGCCTGAAGGCTATCTGCCGCTTTTTCGCAGTAGTGCCTTCCTAGATCTGGTTGGCCCACTCTTCTACCGTCCCGAAGGCGAGTCCTTCTGTATCGGTATGCGCGTGCTCGCGCAACACGTCAACAGCGGCGGCACCGCACACGGTGGCCTGCTTGCCACGCTGGCTGACGTCTCTCTCGGCTATGTGACCGCCTCCTCTCGCGAGCCGGCGTTGCGCATGTCCACTGCCAGTTTGACGATCGACTACTTTGGCGCAGCACCCTTAGGCAGTTGGGTCGAATCGCAAGTGTCCATCGGCAAGATCGGGCGACATTTGGCGTTCGCGGACGCGGCGATCTTCGCCGACGCCCGTCCCGTGGCAAGAGCGCGCGCGCTGTTCGCCATCTCCGATGCACCGCAGACTGTCGGTGCCAAGTAGCACAGGGAGTGACAACATGAGCTTCGAATCC from the Verminephrobacter eiseniae EF01-2 genome contains:
- a CDS encoding PaaI family thioesterase gives rise to the protein MNSDSNGNGGALPPEGYLPLFRSSAFLDLVGPLFYRPEGESFCIGMRVLAQHVNSGGTAHGGLLATLADVSLGYVTASSREPALRMSTASLTIDYFGAAPLGSWVESQVSIGKIGRHLAFADAAIFADARPVARARALFAISDAPQTVGAK
- a CDS encoding C-terminal helicase domain-containing protein encodes the protein MFCEYMATVQAMKTAFSAAGIQWVTLVGSDSAKRRQQAIDAFQNDPAVTVFIGTTSAAGVGICVGCIDVLVCVLGY